One Flammeovirga agarivorans DNA window includes the following coding sequences:
- a CDS encoding DUF5672 family protein has product MNNCVITIPIYKSSPNTYEKISFTQGVKVLSKWPIVIVTYEGLDISFYTEILEENKNDYTIHYFDQHYFNSVHTYNELMVNIDFYKTFQQYSHLLIYQTDCFIFKDDIQYWIDQSYSYIGAPWVVNNGTSQHFQYVGNGGFSLRNINDHIKVLQKSNNVLKCLFSTNPPLRLKTFFAYFRTSRKSTLYQDSYKNEDMFFGKNCSKTFKFFTIPTPVIASTFGIEYHADYCLSENNNHYPMGIHAWEKPENLIFWRKHIEKFGYQID; this is encoded by the coding sequence ATGAATAATTGTGTTATTACAATTCCTATATATAAGTCTTCACCAAATACTTATGAAAAGATATCTTTCACTCAAGGTGTAAAAGTTCTTTCAAAATGGCCAATTGTCATTGTTACTTATGAAGGATTAGATATCTCTTTTTATACTGAGATATTAGAGGAAAATAAAAACGATTATACCATTCATTATTTTGACCAACACTATTTTAATAGTGTACATACATATAATGAGTTAATGGTAAATATTGATTTTTATAAAACATTTCAACAATATTCTCATTTATTGATCTACCAAACGGACTGCTTTATTTTTAAAGATGATATTCAATACTGGATCGATCAATCATATTCCTATATTGGTGCTCCATGGGTTGTGAATAATGGTACATCACAACACTTCCAATATGTTGGCAACGGAGGTTTCTCACTGAGAAATATCAATGACCATATTAAGGTATTACAGAAGTCTAATAATGTCTTAAAGTGTTTATTCTCCACTAACCCACCATTACGACTAAAGACATTTTTTGCATATTTCAGAACATCAAGAAAGTCTACTCTATATCAAGACAGTTATAAAAATGAGGATATGTTTTTTGGAAAAAACTGTTCAAAGACATTTAAGTTTTTCACGATTCCAACCCCTGTGATAGCATCTACTTTTGGTATAGAATATCATGCTGATTATTGTCTTTCAGAAAATAATAATCACTATCCCATGGGAATACATGCTTGGGAGAAACCAGAAAATCTAATCTTTTGGAGAAAGCATATTGAAAAATTTGGTTATCAAATCGACTAA
- a CDS encoding polyprenol monophosphomannose synthase: MKENLVITPTYNEIENVELIIRAVMDLDTPFDMLIVDDGSPDGTGAKVKELMEEFPNRLFLEERTEKNGLGTAYLHGFRWALDRDYQYIYEMDADFSHNPNDLPKLYQACKDYGNDMSVGSRYKSGVNVVNWSMKRVLMSYFASKYVQFITGIPINDTTAGFKCYTNKVLQTILNKDKIHFVGYAFQIEMKFKTWKYGYKIEEVPIIFTDRTRGESKMSTKIFKEAFFGVISLKIRSMFKKYIK, from the coding sequence GTGAAAGAAAATCTAGTAATAACACCGACCTATAACGAGATCGAAAATGTAGAGCTAATAATAAGAGCTGTAATGGATCTCGACACCCCTTTTGATATGCTCATCGTTGATGATGGGTCTCCTGATGGTACCGGAGCAAAAGTAAAAGAACTAATGGAGGAGTTTCCGAACCGATTATTTTTAGAAGAAAGAACTGAAAAAAATGGATTAGGAACTGCATACCTACATGGTTTTAGATGGGCTTTAGATAGGGACTATCAGTATATCTATGAAATGGATGCTGACTTCTCACACAATCCTAATGATCTTCCAAAACTATATCAGGCTTGTAAGGATTATGGCAATGATATGTCTGTTGGTTCAAGATACAAATCAGGTGTCAATGTAGTCAACTGGTCGATGAAGAGAGTACTCATGTCGTATTTTGCTAGTAAATATGTACAGTTTATTACCGGTATACCTATCAATGATACTACCGCTGGGTTTAAATGTTATACTAACAAGGTTTTACAAACGATCTTAAATAAGGACAAGATTCACTTTGTTGGCTATGCTTTCCAAATTGAGATGAAATTCAAAACTTGGAAATACGGTTACAAAATTGAGGAAGTGCCTATCATCTTTACAGATAGGACAAGAGGTGAGTCCAAAATGTCAACAAAAATCTTTAAAGAAGCTTTCTTTGGTGTAATTTCTTTAAAGATTAGAAGTATGTTTAAGAAGTACATTAAGTAA
- a CDS encoding glycosyltransferase family protein, which translates to MKVTGFSFIRNAIKYDYPITEAITSILPICDEFVVAVGNSDDSTLQLIKSISPKIKIVETEWDDSLREGGRVLAEETNKAFQAISEDTDWCFYIQGDEVVHEDYLYVVYNAMLNNLENKSVDGLLFNYLHFYGSYDYIGSSTRWYRKEIRVIRNNKNIYSYRDAQGFRKGDNKKLNVIPIDAYIYHYGWVRPPEKMLNKQNNFLALYNGGILPYDVEEFDYSEIDSLNIFQGSHPKVMKRRIEDKNWKFEKDISIKKYSLKEKVKQIVMKMTGGYIIGEYKNYKILK; encoded by the coding sequence ATGAAAGTAACAGGATTTAGCTTTATACGAAACGCAATAAAATACGACTATCCGATTACAGAAGCCATTACTTCAATTTTGCCTATCTGTGATGAATTTGTTGTAGCAGTTGGCAACTCAGATGATAGTACTCTTCAACTTATCAAAAGTATAAGCCCGAAAATCAAAATTGTTGAAACAGAATGGGATGACTCCTTAAGAGAAGGAGGAAGAGTCCTTGCTGAAGAAACAAATAAAGCTTTTCAAGCAATCTCAGAAGATACCGATTGGTGTTTTTATATTCAAGGTGATGAAGTCGTTCATGAAGATTATTTATACGTAGTCTATAATGCGATGTTAAATAACCTTGAAAATAAAAGTGTAGATGGATTATTATTCAATTATCTACATTTTTATGGCTCTTACGATTATATCGGATCATCTACCAGATGGTACAGAAAAGAAATAAGAGTTATAAGAAACAATAAAAACATTTACTCCTACAGAGATGCTCAAGGGTTTAGAAAAGGTGATAATAAGAAACTAAATGTTATTCCAATTGATGCATATATCTATCACTACGGTTGGGTCCGTCCTCCAGAAAAAATGTTGAATAAGCAAAACAATTTTTTAGCACTCTATAATGGGGGTATTCTTCCATACGATGTAGAAGAATTTGATTATTCCGAAATTGACTCCTTAAATATCTTCCAAGGTTCTCACCCTAAAGTAATGAAGAGGAGAATAGAAGATAAAAACTGGAAGTTTGAGAAAGATATTAGCATCAAAAAATATTCTCTAAAAGAAAAAGTAAAACAGATTGTTATGAAAATGACAGGGGGATACATCATTGGAGAATACAAAAATTATAAAATTCTTAAATAA
- a CDS encoding glycosyl transferase family 90, whose amino-acid sequence MSKKVIFADLLNFRHTPVKLFYFINNVWSGIIVPHSLFKFRRKSYIKFDEEDTDYVYQRVNYYMKKNTTFHVSKNAFQLQNLKRSDHSSAYFFDLISSTKYFHPSLNIDFIFGDVIHIPNYPAIVKSRPISDTNENSILLKLNKIRHYNFISDWKKFEDKKDIVITRGDVFKNHKNRIFFLDKFFHHPKFDIGKVNPATPKNRDIIDDTYLKDKVTIEDQLNCKFIFCWEGNDVATSLKWVMSSNSIAVMPTPTMETWFMEGTLIPDYHYIHVKNDLSDLEEKIEYYSNNTDEALKIIANANQYVKQFLDTEREKKIELLVMEKYFSLSSQ is encoded by the coding sequence ATGAGTAAAAAAGTAATTTTTGCTGACTTACTAAACTTCCGTCATACTCCAGTTAAATTATTTTACTTTATAAACAATGTTTGGAGTGGTATCATTGTGCCTCATTCATTGTTTAAATTTCGAAGAAAATCGTATATAAAGTTTGATGAGGAGGATACTGACTACGTATACCAAAGGGTAAATTATTACATGAAAAAAAATACCACTTTTCATGTTTCTAAGAATGCCTTTCAATTACAAAATTTAAAAAGAAGCGATCATTCCAGTGCCTACTTTTTTGATCTGATATCTAGTACAAAATACTTTCATCCTTCTTTAAATATTGATTTTATATTTGGTGATGTTATTCATATTCCAAATTATCCTGCAATCGTAAAGAGTAGACCTATCTCGGATACGAATGAAAACTCTATATTGCTGAAGCTAAATAAAATCAGACATTATAATTTCATCAGTGATTGGAAGAAGTTTGAAGACAAAAAAGATATTGTGATTACTAGAGGAGATGTTTTTAAAAATCATAAAAATAGAATCTTCTTTCTAGATAAATTTTTTCATCATCCTAAGTTTGATATTGGCAAGGTAAACCCTGCTACTCCAAAAAACAGAGATATTATTGATGATACCTATCTCAAAGACAAAGTGACGATTGAAGATCAACTAAACTGTAAATTTATTTTTTGTTGGGAGGGTAATGATGTTGCGACAAGCTTAAAGTGGGTAATGTCGTCAAATTCTATTGCTGTAATGCCTACACCAACTATGGAAACATGGTTTATGGAAGGTACCTTAATCCCTGATTATCATTACATACATGTTAAAAATGATTTATCTGATTTAGAAGAGAAGATCGAATATTATTCTAATAATACAGACGAAGCATTAAAGATCATAGCTAATGCTAATCAGTATGTTAAGCAATTCTTGGATACTGAAAGAGAGAAAAAAATTGAATTATTGGTAATGGAGAAGTATTTTAGCTTATCCTCCCAATAA
- the moeB gene encoding HesA/MoeB/ThiF family protein, which yields MLTKEEYKRYDRHIRLKEIGVEGQEKLKNSTVLIIGAGGLGCPVSQYLAAAGIGHIILVDHDMVSVSNLQRQIMFTTNDIGKPKAEVIKERLSAMNPHCKVTTVLQQFNKENALELIEKADVVVDGTDNFSSRYLINDACIIQNKPLVSASIQGFDGQLSVFNYNNGPTYRCIFPNPPSQEEAPNCNEIGVVGAMVGILGTMQATEVIKLITGVGKLLSGQLLLISGMDMSFQTLKFKKNPKVTNISTLGDYNFDFCATPDNNVEISIYQVEEMLADTSQTLLVDVREEYERDIDDIGGIHIPLAELEERIDKLPDHENIIFYCQSGKRSRAAIDVYQSVKQNNAKVYSLKGGMEVL from the coding sequence ATGTTGACGAAAGAGGAATATAAACGATACGACAGACATATCAGACTAAAAGAAATAGGTGTAGAAGGGCAAGAAAAGCTAAAGAATTCAACTGTACTTATCATTGGTGCTGGTGGATTAGGGTGCCCTGTATCTCAATATTTAGCCGCAGCTGGTATTGGACACATCATTCTTGTTGATCATGATATGGTGTCTGTATCGAACCTCCAACGTCAGATTATGTTTACTACCAATGATATTGGTAAACCTAAAGCTGAAGTAATTAAAGAACGGTTATCGGCCATGAACCCACATTGTAAGGTAACGACTGTACTTCAGCAGTTCAATAAAGAAAATGCTTTAGAACTTATCGAAAAAGCAGATGTTGTTGTAGATGGAACAGATAATTTCTCTTCCCGCTATCTAATCAATGATGCCTGTATCATTCAGAATAAACCTTTAGTCTCAGCCTCTATTCAGGGGTTTGATGGGCAGTTATCTGTTTTTAATTACAACAATGGTCCAACTTACCGTTGTATTTTCCCTAACCCTCCTTCTCAAGAAGAAGCTCCAAACTGTAACGAAATTGGTGTTGTTGGAGCTATGGTAGGTATTTTGGGCACTATGCAAGCTACAGAAGTGATTAAGTTAATAACTGGTGTTGGAAAGTTATTAAGTGGACAATTATTGTTGATAAGTGGTATGGATATGAGTTTTCAAACTTTGAAATTCAAGAAAAATCCAAAAGTTACTAATATATCAACATTAGGTGATTATAATTTTGATTTCTGTGCCACACCTGATAACAATGTAGAAATCAGTATCTATCAAGTAGAGGAAATGTTAGCGGATACTTCACAAACGTTGTTAGTAGATGTACGAGAAGAATATGAAAGGGATATTGATGATATAGGAGGAATACATATCCCGTTAGCTGAACTTGAAGAAAGAATTGATAAGCTTCCTGATCATGAAAATATCATTTTTTATTGTCAATCTGGTAAACGAAGTAGGGCTGCAATCGATGTATATCAGTCTGTTAAGCAAAATAATGCTAAAGTTTACAGTTTAAAAGGTGGTATGGAAGTGTTATAG
- the thiH gene encoding 2-iminoacetate synthase ThiH, whose translation MYQDLFYQQNWDEVKASIYAKTSHDVERALGKERRNLEDFKALISPAAAPYLEQMAQLSHQLTKKRFGNTIQMYTPMYLSNECQNICTYCGFSLDNKVRRRTLSDDEIIREAEAIRNMGFEHILLVTGEANRTVGVQYIKKAIQLVKPYFSHIAMEVQPMDLEEYEELIEAGLNTVLVYQETYHKDDYKKHHPKGKKSNFDYRVDTPDRLGKAGIHKIGLGVLIGLEDWRTDSFFTALHLDYLERTYWQTKYSISFPRLRPFSGGLEPKVEMTDRELVQLICAYRLFDEEVELSLSTREHPIFRDNIIKLGITSASAGSKTNPGGYVVEPESLEQFEISDERSAEEFAEMIKNQGYEVVWKDWDLALQ comes from the coding sequence ATGTACCAGGATTTATTTTATCAGCAAAACTGGGATGAGGTTAAAGCAAGTATTTATGCTAAAACATCTCATGATGTAGAAAGAGCATTAGGAAAAGAACGAAGAAATCTTGAAGATTTTAAAGCGTTAATATCTCCTGCTGCTGCTCCTTACCTAGAACAAATGGCTCAATTGAGTCATCAGCTTACCAAAAAGAGATTTGGAAACACCATTCAGATGTATACTCCTATGTATCTATCGAATGAGTGTCAGAATATATGTACGTATTGTGGTTTTTCATTAGACAATAAAGTTAGAAGAAGAACCCTTTCTGATGACGAAATTATCAGAGAAGCAGAAGCAATACGAAATATGGGCTTCGAACATATTCTATTGGTAACTGGCGAAGCCAATAGAACTGTAGGTGTTCAATACATCAAAAAAGCCATTCAATTAGTAAAACCTTATTTTTCTCATATTGCCATGGAGGTACAACCTATGGATTTAGAGGAATATGAAGAACTTATTGAAGCAGGTTTAAATACCGTTTTAGTTTACCAAGAAACTTACCATAAGGATGATTACAAGAAACATCATCCAAAAGGTAAAAAATCTAATTTTGATTATAGAGTAGATACTCCTGACCGTTTAGGTAAGGCAGGGATTCATAAAATTGGATTAGGTGTACTGATAGGTTTAGAAGACTGGAGAACCGATTCATTTTTTACGGCACTTCACCTTGACTATCTAGAAAGAACTTATTGGCAAACGAAATACTCTATTTCATTCCCAAGGTTACGTCCATTCTCTGGAGGTTTAGAACCAAAAGTAGAAATGACAGATAGAGAATTAGTTCAATTGATTTGTGCATATCGCCTATTTGATGAAGAGGTTGAATTGTCTCTTTCTACTAGAGAACATCCAATTTTTAGAGACAATATCATTAAATTGGGTATTACTTCGGCAAGTGCTGGCTCAAAAACAAACCCTGGCGGATATGTAGTTGAACCAGAATCATTAGAACAATTTGAAATTTCTGATGAGCGTTCTGCCGAAGAATTTGCAGAAATGATTAAAAATCAAGGTTATGAAGTGGTTTGGAAAGATTGGGATCTTGCACTTCAATAA
- a CDS encoding thiazole synthase yields the protein MDQLVIADKTFNSRLFTGTGKFKSNELMENALVASGSELVTVALKRVDVDNPEDDVLAHLKHDQFNLLPNTSGARTAKEAVFAAQLAREALGTNWVKLEIHPDPKYLMPDPIETLQAAEEMVKQGFIVLPYIHADPVLCKRLEEVGCAAVMPLGAPIGSNKGLKTLDFLEIIIEQSNVPVVVDAGIGSPSHAAHAMELGADAVLVNTAIAVAGDPVAMGKAFGQAVEAGRAAHLAQIAQPRVTAEASSPLTGFLNQL from the coding sequence ATGGATCAATTAGTAATAGCAGATAAAACTTTTAATTCTAGATTATTTACCGGTACAGGTAAATTTAAATCTAATGAATTAATGGAAAACGCTCTTGTAGCATCAGGATCAGAATTGGTTACTGTTGCCTTAAAAAGGGTTGATGTTGATAATCCAGAAGATGATGTATTAGCTCATCTTAAACACGATCAATTTAACTTATTACCAAACACATCTGGTGCAAGAACAGCAAAAGAAGCCGTATTTGCAGCTCAATTAGCTAGAGAAGCTTTAGGAACAAACTGGGTAAAATTAGAAATTCACCCTGATCCTAAGTATTTAATGCCAGATCCAATTGAAACTTTACAAGCTGCAGAAGAAATGGTAAAACAAGGTTTTATTGTACTACCATATATTCATGCTGATCCTGTATTGTGTAAGAGATTGGAAGAAGTAGGTTGTGCTGCAGTAATGCCACTAGGTGCTCCTATTGGTAGTAATAAAGGCTTAAAGACTTTAGATTTCTTAGAAATCATTATAGAGCAAAGTAATGTTCCTGTAGTTGTTGACGCTGGTATTGGGTCTCCTTCTCATGCAGCACATGCCATGGAGCTTGGAGCAGATGCCGTTCTTGTAAATACAGCTATTGCTGTTGCTGGCGATCCTGTTGCAATGGGCAAAGCCTTTGGTCAAGCTGTAGAAGCAGGTAGAGCAGCACACTTAGCTCAAATTGCTCAACCAAGAGTTACTGCAGAGGCAAGCTCTCCACTTACTGGATTTTTAAACCAACTTTAG
- a CDS encoding thiamine phosphate synthase — protein sequence MISKLHYISTEKKDKNHLQHIKEACEAGCRWIQLRAKEVSTEEYIALGKQAKEITDQYNAILLINDKPEVALAINAHGVHVGKEDSSPALAREILGSDKIIGGTANTIEDIQRLFDFGVDYIGLGPFRFTQTKKKLSPILGLEGYQSLLDQCKERGIDTPIIAIGGIETTDVKDILSTGVFGVAVSGLIANADQPSSTVSALEVELEM from the coding sequence ATGATTAGTAAACTTCATTATATATCTACTGAAAAAAAAGACAAAAACCATCTTCAACATATCAAAGAAGCATGTGAAGCGGGATGTCGTTGGATTCAGTTGAGAGCAAAAGAAGTAAGTACTGAAGAATACATTGCACTAGGTAAGCAGGCAAAAGAAATCACAGATCAATACAATGCTATATTATTGATTAATGATAAGCCTGAAGTAGCCTTAGCAATAAATGCTCATGGTGTGCATGTTGGAAAAGAAGATTCTTCTCCAGCTTTAGCTCGTGAAATTTTAGGAAGTGATAAAATCATCGGAGGTACTGCCAACACTATAGAAGACATTCAAAGATTATTCGATTTTGGAGTGGATTATATTGGATTGGGACCTTTCAGATTTACACAGACAAAGAAAAAATTAAGTCCAATTCTTGGTTTAGAAGGATATCAATCTCTTTTAGATCAATGTAAAGAAAGAGGTATTGATACACCAATTATTGCTATTGGAGGTATCGAAACGACAGATGTAAAAGACATTCTCTCGACTGGAGTTTTTGGTGTAGCAGTTTCTGGTTTAATTGCCAATGCTGATCAGCCTTCTTCAACAGTATCCGCTTTAGAAGTAGAATTGGAGATGTAA
- a CDS encoding hydroxymethylpyrimidine/phosphomethylpyrimidine kinase — translation MENHRPFALSLAGFDPSAGAGILSDIKTFEAHDVQGLGVCTALTYQTADDFIGMNWMSADVVTAQLLPLIEKYPLNALKIGIVENFHLMSNWIGLVKGFFPTCKVVLDPVFRASAGYDFHNETSIKWLDKVLQSVDIITPNYKEMEVLANGGDPLKKAKEISHSTHVLLKGGHNPSEKGNDILIYKGKETLIEGKEIDIFEKHGSGCVLSSSIASNLAHGHSIEKSCRLSKAYIEDFLMSDESKLGQHTFIKNHD, via the coding sequence ATGGAAAACCATAGACCTTTTGCCTTAAGTTTAGCTGGATTTGACCCTTCAGCAGGAGCTGGTATTTTATCAGATATTAAAACCTTTGAAGCACATGATGTACAAGGGTTGGGTGTCTGTACTGCTCTGACTTACCAAACGGCAGATGATTTTATTGGTATGAACTGGATGAGTGCAGATGTAGTTACTGCTCAACTACTTCCACTAATCGAAAAGTATCCTTTAAATGCATTAAAAATCGGAATTGTTGAGAATTTCCACTTGATGTCTAATTGGATTGGATTGGTGAAAGGTTTCTTTCCAACCTGTAAAGTCGTATTAGATCCTGTATTTAGAGCAAGTGCAGGCTATGATTTTCATAATGAGACTTCAATCAAATGGTTAGATAAGGTATTGCAAAGTGTTGATATCATTACTCCTAATTACAAGGAAATGGAAGTTCTTGCCAATGGAGGTGACCCTCTAAAAAAAGCAAAAGAAATTAGTCATTCCACTCATGTATTATTGAAAGGAGGACATAATCCATCCGAAAAGGGTAATGATATTCTTATCTATAAAGGAAAAGAAACATTAATTGAAGGAAAAGAAATTGATATTTTTGAAAAGCATGGTTCTGGCTGTGTTTTATCATCATCAATTGCAAGTAATCTTGCCCATGGCCACTCCATCGAGAAATCTTGTCGCTTAAGCAAAGCGTATATCGAAGATTTTTTAATGAGTGATGAAAGTAAGCTTGGACAGCATACATTTATTAAGAATCATGATTAG
- a CDS encoding thiamine phosphate synthase, which translates to MLIGITTPDFFEEEIHQILFWLENGIDILHIRKPNASEKEVEDFITSIPISYHNKITLHQYHHLVERFDLGGVHFRESDRRSTDKDVFNYWIEKKVRISSSVHDFDELSYLPNKFDYLFLSPVFDSISKEGYQANSSILKKMKENIISTQKIIALGGISPQTILSLKGSSFKGVALLGYLWATSSDQLISKAEQLLSSWKTIDLLP; encoded by the coding sequence ATGCTGATAGGAATTACGACACCTGACTTCTTTGAAGAAGAAATCCATCAGATTTTATTCTGGTTGGAAAATGGAATTGATATACTACATATCAGAAAACCTAATGCTTCAGAAAAAGAGGTTGAGGATTTCATTACGTCAATTCCTATCAGCTACCATAATAAGATTACTCTTCATCAATACCATCATTTAGTGGAAAGGTTTGATTTAGGTGGTGTCCATTTTAGAGAATCGGATAGAAGAAGTACAGATAAAGATGTTTTCAATTATTGGATTGAAAAAAAAGTTAGAATTAGCTCATCAGTTCATGATTTTGATGAACTTTCTTATCTTCCCAACAAGTTTGATTACCTCTTCTTGAGCCCTGTTTTTGATAGTATCTCAAAAGAAGGTTATCAGGCTAATTCTTCGATTCTAAAAAAGATGAAAGAGAACATAATTAGCACGCAGAAAATAATTGCGTTAGGGGGTATTTCTCCTCAAACAATTTTATCATTAAAAGGATCTTCATTTAAAGGAGTTGCTTTATTAGGTTATTTATGGGCTACATCATCAGATCAATTAATTTCTAAAGCAGAACAATTACTATCATCATGGAAAACCATAGACCTTTTGCCTTAA
- the thiC gene encoding phosphomethylpyrimidine synthase ThiC, whose protein sequence is MKKQDKIPSQEVISREPFTGSKKIYVDGNIHNIKVAMREIEQADTNHKFLNKVEKNPPITVYDTSGPFTDPEIEIDVRKGLNKLRKDWILDRGDVEELPKLSSEYGIERLENSELDHLRFEHIKKPLKAKKGQNVSQMHYARKGIITPEMEYIAIRENQRIEEQEGKFGTQHPGNSFGANTPVGKITPEFVRDEVAAGRAVIPNNINHPESEPMIIGRNFLVKINANIGNSAVTSSIEEEVEKTVWACRWGADTIMDLSTGKNIHETREWVIRNSPVPIGTVPIYQALEKVNGKAEDLTWEIFRDTLIEQAEQGVDYFTIHAGVLLRYVPMTAKRVTGIVSRGGSIMAKWCLAHHKENFLYTHFEEICEIMKAYDVAFSLGDGLRPGSIADANDEPQLSELKTLGELTKIAWKHDVQTIIEGPGHVPMHMIKENMDAQLQDCYEAPFYTLGPLTTDIAPGYDHITSAIGAAQIGWYGTAMLCYVTPKEHLGLPNKADVKEGVITYKIAAHAADLAKGHPGAQYRDNAMSKARFEFRWEDQFNLSLDPDTAREYHDETLPAEGAKVAHFCSMCGPNFCSMKITQDVRDFAAKQEQEEGLKQKSEEFKELGSEIYH, encoded by the coding sequence ATGAAAAAGCAAGACAAAATTCCAAGTCAGGAAGTCATTAGCCGTGAGCCATTCACTGGATCGAAGAAGATCTATGTAGACGGTAATATTCACAATATCAAAGTTGCGATGCGTGAAATCGAGCAGGCTGATACTAACCACAAGTTCTTAAATAAAGTAGAAAAGAACCCACCTATTACTGTTTATGATACATCTGGACCTTTCACTGATCCTGAAATTGAGATCGATGTTAGAAAAGGTTTGAATAAACTTCGTAAGGATTGGATTCTTGACAGAGGTGATGTAGAAGAGCTTCCTAAGTTATCATCTGAGTATGGTATCGAACGTTTAGAGAATTCTGAATTAGATCACTTGCGTTTCGAGCACATCAAAAAGCCTTTGAAAGCGAAAAAAGGGCAGAACGTTTCTCAGATGCATTATGCTCGTAAGGGTATCATCACTCCAGAAATGGAATACATTGCTATTCGTGAGAACCAAAGAATTGAAGAGCAAGAAGGTAAATTCGGTACACAACACCCAGGTAATAGCTTCGGTGCAAACACTCCTGTAGGTAAAATTACTCCTGAGTTTGTTCGTGATGAAGTAGCAGCGGGTCGTGCTGTAATTCCTAACAATATCAACCACCCTGAGTCTGAACCAATGATTATTGGTCGTAACTTCTTGGTGAAAATCAATGCTAATATTGGTAATTCAGCGGTGACATCTTCTATCGAGGAAGAAGTAGAAAAAACAGTTTGGGCTTGCCGTTGGGGTGCTGATACAATCATGGACCTTTCTACAGGTAAAAATATCCACGAAACACGTGAGTGGGTAATCCGTAACTCTCCAGTGCCAATCGGTACAGTGCCAATTTACCAAGCATTAGAAAAAGTAAATGGTAAAGCCGAGGACTTAACTTGGGAGATTTTCCGTGATACATTGATCGAACAAGCTGAGCAAGGTGTTGATTACTTCACAATCCACGCAGGTGTATTATTACGTTACGTTCCAATGACAGCGAAACGTGTGACTGGTATCGTATCTCGTGGTGGTTCAATCATGGCGAAATGGTGTTTAGCACATCATAAAGAAAACTTCTTATATACTCACTTCGAAGAGATTTGTGAGATTATGAAAGCATACGACGTAGCCTTCTCATTAGGTGATGGTCTTCGTCCAGGTTCAATTGCTGACGCAAACGATGAGCCTCAACTTTCAGAATTGAAAACATTAGGTGAGTTGACTAAGATTGCTTGGAAACATGACGTACAGACGATCATCGAAGGTCCTGGTCACGTTCCAATGCACATGATCAAAGAAAACATGGATGCTCAGTTGCAAGATTGCTACGAAGCTCCTTTCTATACATTAGGTCCATTGACTACGGATATCGCTCCAGGTTATGACCACATTACTTCTGCAATTGGTGCCGCTCAAATCGGTTGGTACGGTACAGCAATGCTTTGCTACGTAACTCCAAAAGAGCACTTAGGTTTACCTAATAAAGCAGACGTAAAAGAAGGTGTAATCACTTATAAAATTGCAGCACACGCGGCTGACTTGGCAAAAGGTCACCCAGGTGCACAATACCGTGATAACGCTATGTCAAAAGCTCGTTTTGAATTCCGTTGGGAAGATCAATTCAACTTGTCTCTTGATCCAGATACTGCTCGTGAATATCATGACGAAACACTTCCTGCTGAAGGTGCAAAAGTTGCTCACTTCTGCTCGATGTGTGGACCAAACTTCTGTTCAATGAAGATTACTCAAGATGTTCGTGATTTTGCTGCGAAGCAAGAGCAAGAAGAAGGCTTGAAGCAGAAGTCTGAAGAGTTTAAAGAATTAGGTAGCGAGATTTATCACTAA
- the thiS gene encoding sulfur carrier protein ThiS, producing the protein MNITVNNKSVTLPSAYSVAQLLEFMNISVARGTVAVAINDEIIPQSQWEAHAVLEKDHVTVVAPAQGG; encoded by the coding sequence ATGAATATCACTGTAAACAATAAGTCTGTAACACTCCCAAGTGCTTATTCTGTAGCACAACTTTTAGAATTCATGAATATTTCCGTTGCAAGAGGAACGGTCGCTGTTGCGATTAATGATGAAATCATTCCGCAAAGTCAATGGGAGGCTCATGCAGTATTAGAAAAAGACCATGTAACCGTTGTTGCCCCTGCTCAAGGTGGCTAA